One window of the Treponema sp. J25 genome contains the following:
- a CDS encoding YbaB/EbfC family nucleoid-associated protein, with protein sequence MNPFDALKVAQKLQEQMADMQEKLGKTVCTGSAGGGMVQIDMNGKMEVLAVRIAPETLTEVDRELLQDLIKAAFSDATEKVRQQLQTEMGSLMGALGLPPGMWGLG encoded by the coding sequence ATGAATCCCTTTGATGCTTTAAAAGTCGCCCAGAAGCTCCAGGAACAAATGGCCGATATGCAAGAAAAACTGGGGAAGACGGTCTGTACCGGCAGTGCCGGGGGCGGCATGGTCCAAATTGATATGAATGGAAAGATGGAAGTTCTCGCGGTTCGGATAGCCCCCGAAACACTCACTGAAGTCGATAGGGAGCTATTGCAGGACCTTATTAAGGCGGCCTTCTCGGATGCGACAGAAAAAGTCCGGCAACAACTACAAACCGAAATGGGTTCCCTTATGGGCGCCCTGGGTCTTCCACCGGGTATGTGGGGTCTGGGATGA
- the recR gene encoding recombination mediator RecR, with protein sequence MTTLDNLVQLLAKLPGIGKKTATRLAYHILDGSPSYARELAEQLANLHSRIRRCSRCGNYTEEDPCPICQDPGRDASLLCVVEKPQDIRIIEEGREFRGHYHVLGGLIAPLEGVGPDQLAIGKLLERLRGGHIQEVILALNPTIEGDTTALYLHKLLKDTGIRVTRLASGLPVGGDLEYADRLTLSRSFRGRLPMG encoded by the coding sequence ATGACAACATTAGACAACCTGGTACAACTCCTGGCAAAACTCCCGGGGATTGGGAAAAAAACGGCTACCCGGCTGGCCTACCATATTCTGGATGGCTCTCCTTCCTATGCCCGGGAGCTTGCGGAACAGCTTGCCAACCTTCACAGCCGGATTCGGCGTTGCTCTCGGTGTGGCAATTACACCGAAGAAGACCCCTGCCCTATCTGCCAGGACCCGGGGCGGGATGCGTCCCTCCTTTGTGTGGTAGAGAAACCGCAGGATATACGGATCATCGAAGAGGGCAGGGAATTCCGGGGGCACTACCATGTGCTCGGCGGTCTTATTGCTCCCCTCGAAGGAGTTGGCCCCGACCAGCTTGCCATAGGAAAACTCCTGGAACGACTCCGGGGAGGGCACATCCAGGAGGTAATCCTTGCCCTTAATCCTACCATCGAAGGGGATACCACGGCATTGTACCTTCATAAATTACTGAAAGATACGGGGATCCGGGTTACCCGCCTCGCTTCCGGCCTTCCTGTGGGGGGAGACCTGGAATACGCCGATCGGCTTACCCTTTCTCGCAGTTTCCGGGGCCGGCTTCCCATGGGCTAG
- a CDS encoding HD-GYP domain-containing protein, with the protein MVKENDSEKSTAAIIDLLLELDWYEWDPRLYYHRLLEVVLSIIPEASSGTVSIRNPERWEFVASIGHEMPKLLSLQLDPRWWVPLHGVRLVGSLLECLSLATPHESQRALQECFGPAGKTLVGAYQLDNDEEIILTVESTNKKDSGAFAPSHIRTFEAFLKLAGKYQSITLQKMALENVHESLVCSYEEISTLSTKIRELLSLSQQFGDSSVKLSMFFKQLLLVLFKLVDGIDYGSIALIKGERISFISARGHRLKELNQRYLKKQWFLLEEQKTMLEIQHLHQIWKVKMPPEVYTEIQRVFLPTESTLMLTVPVDNRISLLFMLDIAAGKKGRFTNLTKRMCLSFAELARGFVSLRVQAELTQHAYYTFSQKLARVVEQYDPETGAHNYRVSLLSEYLARKMGLSPKRCEEIGRYAGLHDIGKIFIDSVILRKEGPLTAQEFDTVKQHTTFSQELLEGSFFEVARNIAMYHHERWDGKGYPLGLRGNQIPIEAQIVALADVYDALRSSRVYKRPYTKEEALRILIEGDERDLRGQFNPHLLKIFLDHIEEIECTIYKHCPEGAAF; encoded by the coding sequence ATGGTAAAAGAAAACGACTCGGAAAAGTCTACTGCAGCGATTATCGATCTTCTTCTAGAATTAGACTGGTATGAATGGGATCCCCGGCTCTACTATCACCGATTACTCGAAGTGGTGCTCTCCATCATCCCTGAAGCTTCTAGTGGAACAGTAAGCATCCGAAACCCCGAACGATGGGAATTTGTGGCCTCCATAGGGCATGAAATGCCTAAGCTCCTCTCCCTCCAGTTGGACCCTCGCTGGTGGGTCCCTTTACACGGGGTTCGACTGGTAGGCAGTTTACTGGAATGTCTTTCGCTGGCAACCCCTCATGAAAGCCAGCGGGCCCTTCAAGAATGTTTTGGCCCCGCAGGGAAAACCCTAGTGGGAGCCTATCAATTAGACAACGATGAGGAAATCATTCTTACCGTTGAAAGTACCAATAAAAAGGACAGCGGGGCCTTTGCCCCAAGCCATATTCGTACCTTTGAGGCCTTTCTTAAATTAGCGGGTAAGTACCAGAGCATCACCCTGCAAAAAATGGCGCTGGAAAACGTCCACGAATCCCTCGTGTGTAGTTATGAGGAAATATCTACCCTTTCTACCAAGATTCGGGAACTTCTATCCCTTTCTCAGCAATTTGGGGACAGTTCCGTAAAACTTTCAATGTTCTTTAAACAGCTCTTGCTGGTTCTTTTTAAACTGGTAGATGGGATTGATTATGGAAGCATCGCCTTAATCAAAGGAGAGCGCATTTCCTTTATTTCCGCCCGGGGCCATCGTCTTAAAGAGTTGAATCAGCGGTATCTTAAAAAACAGTGGTTCCTCCTGGAAGAACAAAAGACCATGCTGGAAATTCAGCACCTGCACCAGATATGGAAAGTGAAAATGCCCCCGGAAGTGTATACCGAAATACAACGGGTATTCCTGCCTACCGAATCTACTTTGATGTTAACCGTGCCCGTAGATAACCGGATAAGCCTGCTTTTTATGCTCGACATTGCGGCGGGGAAAAAAGGACGCTTCACAAACCTGACCAAACGGATGTGCCTTTCCTTTGCGGAACTTGCCCGGGGTTTTGTAAGCCTTCGGGTCCAGGCGGAACTTACCCAACACGCCTACTATACCTTTTCCCAGAAGCTGGCCCGGGTAGTAGAACAGTACGACCCTGAAACAGGGGCCCACAATTACCGGGTCTCCCTTTTATCGGAATACCTGGCCCGTAAAATGGGGCTTTCCCCTAAACGGTGCGAAGAGATAGGTCGCTATGCGGGACTACATGATATCGGCAAAATTTTTATCGATTCCGTCATCCTTCGAAAGGAAGGGCCCCTTACTGCCCAGGAATTCGATACGGTAAAACAGCATACCACCTTTTCCCAGGAACTCCTGGAAGGCTCCTTTTTCGAAGTGGCCCGCAACATTGCCATGTACCACCATGAACGCTGGGATGGAAAGGGCTATCCCCTGGGCTTACGGGGAAACCAGATACCCATTGAGGCGCAAATTGTGGCCCTTGCCGATGTATACGACGCCCTTCGTTCCAGTCGGGTGTATAAGCGGCCCTATACAAAAGAAGAGGCCCTGCGCATCCTGATAGAAGGGGACGAACGGGACCTGCGGGGCCAGTTCAATCCTCACCTGCTTAAGATTTTTCTGGACCACATTGAAGAAATCGAATGCACCATTTATAAACACTGCCCTGAAGGGGCTGCCTTCTAA
- the tkt gene encoding transketolase gives MNTHALEKVALSVRALSMDAIQKANSGHPGLPLGAAELGAVLYGEILKHDPSDPTWPDRDRFVLSAGHGSMFLYSLLHLSGYPISLEDIKNFRQVGSPCAGHPEYGMAPGIETTTGPLGQGIATAVGMAIAETMLAARFNTPDYTIVDHYTYTLVGDGCLQEGVSAEASSLAGHLGLGKLIAFYDSNHITIDGSTDLSFTENVAKRYEAYGWQVLEGSMYDLEGILSLVQQAKQETSKPTLIILTSIIGKGAPSKQGSHEAHGAPLGTEEVAAAKAYLGIPGDFYVAPEATSYFAEKQKEWKKARENWELRFNEWSKKYPDKRAQWDAFYAGKSEGTPSFPSFNIGDKVATRSASNKALVAFSKVTPNLVGGSADLQGPNAVAMPEAGTYSRHNRAGRYLHYGIREFGMAAISNGLQLHGGLRAFCATFMVFSDYLRPALRLSALMKQPVIYVLTHDSIFVGEDGPTHQPIEHLASLRAIPNVRVLRPADAEETMVAWEMAMEHRTGPTVLALTRQNVLVFKKDDPEWKNTIRTGAYIVRQTEGTPDVTIIATGSEVAMALAAADKLAPKKVRVVSMICKELFESQPAVLQNSIVPPGVRTVVCEAACHLGWEGWAKREDILSIDRFGESGPGDKVAHHLGFTVDALVALIQRGL, from the coding sequence ATGAATACCCATGCCTTGGAAAAGGTGGCCTTAAGCGTCCGGGCTCTTTCGATGGACGCAATTCAGAAGGCAAACTCAGGCCATCCCGGCCTTCCGTTAGGAGCAGCTGAACTAGGAGCAGTCTTATACGGCGAAATCCTTAAACATGATCCATCGGATCCCACCTGGCCCGACCGGGATCGTTTTGTGTTATCCGCCGGCCATGGTTCGATGTTCTTGTATTCCCTGTTGCACCTTAGCGGGTATCCTATCTCTTTGGAGGATATAAAGAATTTCCGGCAAGTGGGATCTCCCTGTGCAGGTCACCCTGAATACGGCATGGCTCCGGGGATTGAAACTACCACCGGGCCTCTTGGTCAGGGGATCGCTACAGCAGTAGGGATGGCCATTGCAGAAACCATGCTTGCCGCCCGCTTTAATACCCCGGACTATACGATTGTGGACCACTACACGTACACCCTGGTAGGCGACGGTTGTCTCCAAGAGGGGGTTTCTGCGGAAGCATCTTCCTTAGCAGGGCATCTGGGACTTGGTAAGCTTATCGCCTTTTATGATTCAAATCATATTACAATTGATGGTTCTACGGACCTGTCGTTCACCGAAAATGTGGCCAAACGGTATGAGGCCTACGGGTGGCAAGTGCTAGAAGGTTCCATGTATGACCTCGAAGGGATCCTTTCGCTTGTTCAGCAAGCAAAGCAGGAGACTTCAAAGCCCACCCTTATTATTCTTACCTCTATTATTGGGAAAGGGGCCCCCTCTAAGCAGGGATCCCACGAAGCCCATGGGGCTCCCCTGGGAACCGAAGAAGTGGCCGCCGCCAAGGCCTACTTAGGAATCCCCGGTGACTTTTACGTAGCCCCTGAGGCAACTTCATATTTCGCAGAAAAACAAAAGGAATGGAAAAAGGCCCGGGAGAACTGGGAACTTCGCTTTAACGAGTGGTCCAAAAAGTACCCCGATAAACGAGCCCAGTGGGATGCCTTTTATGCAGGAAAATCTGAAGGGACTCCCTCCTTTCCCTCTTTCAACATAGGGGACAAGGTAGCCACCCGGAGCGCTTCCAACAAGGCATTGGTAGCGTTCTCAAAGGTTACCCCCAATCTGGTGGGAGGTTCGGCGGATCTGCAGGGTCCCAACGCGGTGGCCATGCCAGAGGCTGGCACCTATTCCCGACACAACCGGGCAGGGCGTTACCTCCACTATGGGATTCGTGAATTCGGCATGGCCGCTATTTCCAATGGGTTACAACTCCATGGCGGATTGCGGGCCTTCTGCGCTACCTTCATGGTATTCTCGGATTATCTCCGGCCGGCCCTGCGACTTTCGGCCTTGATGAAGCAACCGGTGATTTATGTTCTGACCCATGATTCAATCTTTGTGGGCGAAGATGGACCTACCCATCAACCTATTGAACACCTGGCAAGTCTCCGGGCTATTCCCAATGTACGGGTCCTCCGGCCGGCAGATGCGGAAGAAACCATGGTCGCCTGGGAAATGGCTATGGAACATCGAACAGGACCAACGGTGCTGGCCCTGACTCGTCAGAACGTACTGGTCTTTAAGAAGGACGATCCCGAATGGAAAAATACGATCCGTACGGGGGCCTATATCGTGCGTCAAACCGAGGGGACCCCGGATGTTACCATCATTGCTACCGGTTCGGAAGTAGCCATGGCCCTGGCAGCGGCAGACAAACTGGCTCCCAAAAAGGTGCGGGTGGTCTCCATGATCTGCAAAGAACTCTTTGAAAGTCAGCCCGCGGTACTCCAGAACAGCATCGTACCGCCGGGGGTACGAACCGTAGTGTGTGAAGCGGCCTGCCATCTCGGCTGGGAAGGCTGGGCAAAGCGGGAAGATATCCTTTCAATTGATCGTTTTGGCGAATCTGGACCGGGAGATAAGGTGGCCCACCATCTGGGCTTTACGGTGGATGCCCTGGTGGCCCTGATTCAACGAGGGCTGTAA
- the dnaX gene encoding DNA polymerase III subunit gamma/tau, with the protein MAYEVTANRRRPKTFDELAGQEFVVATLKSAIQSGRIAHAYLFSGPRGCGKTSAARILARSLNCEKGPTPTPCGVCTNCQEIARGTSLDVIEIDGASNTSVNDVRQIKDEVLFPPNSGRYKVYIIDEVHMLSNSAFNALLKTIEEPPPYIIFIFATTELHKVPATIKSRCQQFNFRLIPIDTIKSILKETCEEMGIQAEEEALFWIAKESTGSLRDAYTLFDQVVAFSEGFLRTELIREKLGLVGFDAVNSLAEACVAENSQEALSQLDHIIERGVSIEQCITDLAHYYRSILLLKNGITKDSLLGYSAERFSQRVINELTTPQVEQALELLLQAYRNIRYTLSPRFELERVISQLCWLKRWISPEELSQSLERVKEFLINPKEGVRGTQGGNPPTPSGSFSVPPQKSGLQQSGAPKGMCSAKDSSRQQSGVPGGAVSDKPTSPVAHTTDTENITPKSSPGTNTPPEYGREPFSLSEEFKRMMAERAQSEKPLGVQREIREETIGQARGGPQPSTGQQTNGGIPSFQQEEQEKPGAGRIAPSVVPQNLDIPILKEKCISLLKHERGLLASSLEKTAPWTLEGSKLSVPVQDTLTGELIRKDMPILSQTLHKLGLTGIEIHVTISDAPPSEKKGEKEIPPEVEMVRRLFRGTIVTLG; encoded by the coding sequence ATGGCTTATGAAGTTACCGCCAATCGGCGAAGACCAAAAACCTTCGATGAACTTGCAGGGCAGGAATTTGTGGTGGCCACCCTTAAAAGCGCCATCCAGTCGGGACGTATTGCCCATGCGTACCTTTTTTCGGGCCCCCGGGGATGCGGAAAAACCAGCGCGGCCCGTATTCTAGCCCGCTCCTTAAACTGCGAAAAGGGTCCCACCCCTACCCCCTGTGGGGTCTGTACAAACTGCCAGGAAATTGCCCGCGGAACAAGCCTCGATGTTATAGAAATCGATGGGGCCAGCAACACCAGCGTAAACGATGTGCGCCAAATAAAGGATGAGGTGCTTTTCCCCCCCAACAGCGGGCGATACAAGGTGTACATTATCGACGAAGTACACATGTTGTCGAACAGCGCCTTTAATGCCCTTCTAAAAACCATCGAAGAACCGCCACCGTACATCATCTTTATCTTTGCCACCACCGAACTCCATAAGGTACCGGCTACTATCAAGAGTCGCTGTCAGCAGTTTAACTTTCGGCTCATACCCATCGATACGATTAAATCGATTCTGAAAGAAACCTGCGAAGAGATGGGTATCCAGGCAGAGGAGGAAGCCCTTTTCTGGATTGCCAAAGAATCCACCGGCAGTCTCCGGGATGCCTACACCCTCTTTGACCAGGTAGTGGCTTTTTCGGAGGGTTTTCTCAGGACCGAGCTTATCAGGGAAAAGCTCGGACTTGTCGGCTTTGATGCGGTTAACAGTCTTGCCGAGGCCTGTGTGGCAGAAAATTCTCAGGAGGCCCTTTCCCAGTTGGACCACATCATCGAACGGGGTGTTTCCATCGAACAATGCATCACCGATTTGGCCCATTACTATCGAAGTATCCTTCTACTTAAAAATGGCATTACCAAAGATAGCCTCTTGGGTTACAGCGCAGAACGGTTTTCGCAAAGGGTAATCAACGAGTTAACTACACCGCAGGTAGAACAGGCCCTGGAACTTCTGTTGCAGGCGTATCGCAACATCCGGTACACCCTATCTCCCCGTTTTGAGCTTGAACGGGTAATCTCTCAACTCTGCTGGCTTAAACGGTGGATTTCTCCTGAGGAACTTTCCCAGTCCCTGGAAAGGGTAAAGGAGTTTCTGATAAACCCTAAGGAGGGTGTCCGCGGAACGCAGGGAGGAAACCCGCCGACACCCTCTGGAAGTTTCTCTGTTCCTCCGCAAAAAAGCGGGTTGCAACAAAGCGGGGCCCCGAAGGGGATGTGTTCCGCAAAAGACAGTAGCCGCCAACAAAGCGGGGTTCCCGGCGGGGCGGTTTCTGACAAACCCACTAGTCCTGTAGCTCATACCACGGACACGGAGAACATCACCCCAAAAAGCTCCCCCGGGACCAATACGCCACCGGAATACGGGAGAGAACCCTTTTCCCTGAGTGAAGAGTTTAAACGTATGATGGCCGAGCGGGCCCAATCGGAAAAGCCCCTCGGTGTCCAGAGGGAAATTCGGGAAGAAACAATCGGTCAGGCCAGGGGGGGCCCGCAACCATCTACTGGCCAGCAAACCAATGGAGGAATACCATCTTTCCAGCAAGAGGAACAAGAAAAGCCAGGTGCTGGGAGGATTGCCCCCTCAGTAGTCCCTCAAAATCTGGACATCCCTATCCTTAAAGAAAAATGCATTTCCCTCTTAAAACACGAACGGGGGCTTCTGGCTTCCAGTTTGGAGAAAACCGCTCCCTGGACTCTCGAAGGGAGCAAGCTCTCTGTCCCCGTACAGGATACGCTCACGGGCGAACTTATCCGAAAAGACATGCCCATCCTTTCCCAGACCTTGCACAAACTGGGCCTTACGGGTATAGAAATACATGTTACTATAAGCGATGCCCCCCCCTCCGAAAAAAAGGGGGAAAAGGAAATTCCACCGGAGGTAGAAATGGTTCGCCGACTTTTCCGGGGAACCATTGTAACACTAGGATAA
- the speD gene encoding adenosylmethionine decarboxylase — MLKHVRGRKVRLEGFNNLTKSLSFNIYDVCYARSHQSQIEYLEYIDKEYDSERLKNIIEEVTRIIDAKLVSITTQDYDPRGASVVALINEDHPILTPAVTHQSYGSHGVNQIAPPLPEASVVGHLDKSHITAHTYPEFDTATGIATFRVDIDVSTCGMISPLRALHYLIDCFDSDVVLIDYRVRGFTRDTKGQKIFIDHDISSIQDFIDEDILADYLVYDINILSDNIFHTKMRKKEIKLNDYLFGPDIEDLDQEERKRIRDLLKKEMQEIFECENF, encoded by the coding sequence GTGCTAAAACACGTCCGGGGCCGGAAAGTCAGGCTTGAAGGTTTTAATAACCTGACTAAATCACTGAGTTTTAACATTTACGATGTCTGTTATGCCCGTTCTCACCAGTCCCAGATTGAGTATCTGGAATATATTGATAAAGAATATGATTCGGAACGGCTTAAAAACATTATCGAAGAGGTAACCCGTATTATTGATGCCAAGCTTGTTAGTATCACTACCCAGGATTATGATCCCCGAGGGGCAAGTGTGGTGGCCCTTATCAATGAGGATCACCCTATTTTGACCCCGGCGGTTACCCATCAGTCCTATGGTAGCCATGGTGTAAATCAGATAGCTCCTCCTCTTCCAGAGGCGAGTGTGGTTGGACATCTCGATAAAAGTCATATCACCGCCCACACGTATCCCGAATTTGATACCGCTACGGGAATTGCTACCTTTCGGGTAGATATTGATGTATCTACCTGTGGGATGATCAGTCCCCTTCGGGCCCTTCATTACCTTATCGATTGTTTTGATTCGGATGTGGTGCTTATCGATTACCGGGTACGGGGTTTTACGCGGGATACCAAGGGGCAAAAGATCTTTATCGATCATGATATTTCATCTATTCAAGACTTTATAGATGAGGACATCCTGGCGGATTACCTCGTGTATGATATCAATATCCTCTCGGATAATATTTTCCATACAAAGATGCGAAAGAAAGAAATAAAACTCAACGACTATCTTTTTGGCCCCGACATTGAAGACCTGGACCAGGAAGAACGCAAACGCATTCGGGATCTTTTGAAAAAAGAAATGCAGGAGATTTTTGAGTGCGAAAACTTCTAG
- a CDS encoding PTS sugar transporter subunit IIA, protein MEQGSLVPLLHRGGVFYNIPGETSTEALVAFVDSLTLPQSLPAELLKTAILERENLMPTAVGHGIALPHPRTPLLSRPEEEFIAMGYLQRALDWHALDGKPVRTLILIGSATPKSHLWILSRLSFLCQQEPFRKHLEERASIQELTNLLQKIEQTWK, encoded by the coding sequence ATGGAACAGGGGAGTTTAGTACCACTTTTACATCGAGGTGGGGTTTTTTATAACATTCCAGGAGAGACCTCCACCGAAGCACTTGTTGCCTTTGTAGATTCTCTTACGTTACCCCAGAGTTTACCCGCCGAATTATTAAAAACCGCCATCCTGGAACGGGAGAATTTGATGCCCACCGCGGTAGGCCATGGCATCGCTCTACCCCACCCCCGCACGCCGCTTTTGTCACGACCGGAAGAAGAATTCATCGCCATGGGGTATTTGCAACGGGCTCTCGATTGGCATGCCCTGGATGGGAAACCCGTTCGTACCCTGATTCTTATTGGGTCGGCTACCCCTAAATCGCACCTGTGGATTCTTTCTCGTCTGAGCTTCTTATGCCAACAGGAACCGTTTAGAAAGCATTTAGAGGAACGGGCCTCTATACAAGAATTGACGAATCTATTACAAAAAATAGAGCAAACCTGGAAATAA
- the speE gene encoding polyamine aminopropyltransferase: MQKRRIMERLSLSSGWFYEVEETLQKGATAYQEIEVVRSQEFGTVLLLDGATQVMEKNEFQYHEPMVHLAMLAHPEPRRILIIGGGDGGILREVLRHPTVERVDFVELDEEVVRFSRQYLPHLNGGAFEDPRVELFFQDGRHFVETCTGQYDGVIMDMTDPMGPSLFLYTKEFFSLVSRLLKDGNSFFVMHSESPETRPLAFGRIHRTLSAVFSVVRPAYTYVRMYGSLWSFAICSPQLDPAVLTPADVERRLSQRALGNLNLIAPSSWQAFFATYPYIEALRTMPGDISTDAHPEFPDSFDYHG; this comes from the coding sequence GTGCAAAAACGGCGTATTATGGAACGGCTCAGCCTGTCGAGTGGCTGGTTCTATGAAGTAGAAGAAACGCTCCAAAAAGGTGCAACGGCCTATCAAGAAATAGAGGTGGTTCGTTCCCAGGAGTTTGGCACGGTCCTCCTCTTAGATGGGGCAACCCAGGTTATGGAAAAGAACGAGTTCCAGTACCATGAGCCCATGGTACACCTCGCCATGCTTGCCCACCCTGAACCCCGCCGTATCCTTATCATTGGGGGAGGCGATGGGGGAATCCTGCGGGAAGTGCTCCGTCACCCCACGGTAGAGCGGGTAGATTTTGTTGAGCTTGATGAAGAGGTGGTTCGTTTTTCCCGCCAGTATCTTCCCCATTTAAACGGCGGGGCCTTCGAGGATCCCCGGGTGGAGCTTTTCTTCCAGGATGGCCGGCATTTCGTGGAAACCTGTACCGGCCAGTATGATGGGGTTATCATGGACATGACCGACCCCATGGGGCCATCCCTTTTTTTATACACAAAAGAGTTTTTCAGTCTTGTCTCCCGGCTTTTAAAAGACGGTAACTCTTTTTTTGTAATGCATAGCGAGTCGCCAGAAACACGCCCACTGGCCTTTGGGCGAATTCACCGGACCCTATCGGCGGTGTTTTCTGTGGTACGGCCGGCCTATACCTATGTTCGTATGTACGGAAGCCTCTGGTCCTTTGCGATTTGCTCTCCCCAGCTTGACCCAGCGGTGCTTACCCCAGCCGATGTGGAAAGGCGGCTTTCTCAGCGGGCCCTGGGCAATTTGAACCTCATTGCCCCCTCAAGCTGGCAGGCCTTTTTTGCTACCTATCCCTACATTGAGGCCCTGCGGACTATGCCGGGAGATATCAGTACCGATGCCCATCCCGAGTTCCCTGATAGTTTTGATTACCATGGATAG
- a CDS encoding lysophospholipid acyltransferase family protein has product MGNRSSRKLRQRSLPFPLQSPIEGDSYHTPEGIPRALREYFLLGSRWSPYSFFIASVLRYRTFALEGRYSHELFAHSSLELMHNLERCGARFSIQGLDHLRRVPGPLVLVANHMSTLETTLLPGLITPIKPVTFVVKESLLRGFFWGPIMRSRDPIPVTRRDPRQDLETVLNEGVKRLQEGISIIIFPQGTRSEVFDPRSFNSLGVKLASRAGVPLMPVALKTDFWGNGKVFRPFGAVHRDRIIHIALGEALPVSGRGKAEHEACLAFITGRLKEWGASIVVE; this is encoded by the coding sequence ATGGGGAACCGGTCCTCGAGAAAGCTTCGGCAAAGGTCTCTCCCTTTCCCGTTGCAGAGCCCTATCGAGGGAGATAGCTACCATACGCCGGAAGGGATTCCCCGGGCGTTGAGGGAATATTTTCTCCTGGGTTCCCGGTGGAGTCCTTATAGTTTTTTCATCGCCTCGGTTCTTCGGTATCGGACCTTTGCTCTCGAGGGCCGCTATAGTCACGAACTGTTTGCCCATAGTTCCCTTGAACTCATGCACAATCTGGAACGGTGTGGGGCCCGTTTTAGCATTCAGGGGCTTGATCACCTGCGAAGGGTACCGGGCCCCCTGGTGCTCGTGGCCAATCACATGAGCACCCTGGAAACAACCCTTTTGCCGGGGCTTATTACCCCCATCAAGCCCGTAACCTTTGTGGTAAAAGAGTCGCTCCTGCGGGGATTTTTCTGGGGACCTATCATGCGATCCCGGGATCCCATTCCGGTAACCCGACGGGATCCCCGTCAGGACCTCGAGACGGTTTTGAATGAAGGGGTAAAGCGGCTCCAAGAGGGAATTTCGATAATTATCTTCCCCCAAGGCACAAGAAGTGAAGTGTTTGATCCCCGCTCTTTTAACAGCCTGGGGGTAAAGCTTGCCTCCCGCGCCGGTGTCCCCTTGATGCCCGTGGCCCTAAAAACCGACTTCTGGGGGAATGGCAAAGTCTTCCGTCCCTTCGGGGCTGTCCACCGGGATAGGATAATCCACATTGCCTTGGGGGAAGCCCTTCCAGTATCTGGCAGGGGAAAAGCCGAACATGAGGCGTGCCTTGCGTTCATTACGGGACGCCTTAAAGAATGGGGCGCGTCAATAGTCGTGGAGTAA